ATTGCATGTTTGTGTGGTACGGCTCAGTGTAGAGGCACCCTCAACTAAAATGTTACGCATCAATGGTGAGGCACTTAAACCTCAGAGGTTTGGTACGGCTGAGTTTTGAGGCACCCTCAACTAAGATGTGTTGTGTTGCTGGCTCTAGAAGCTGTTTTTAATAGCCACAATAAAAATATGTGGGATACACTGCTGAAGCGCTTGAACCTCAGAGGTGTTGTATGGCTGAGTGTTGAGGCACCCTCAACTAAGGTTTGTTGTGTGGCTGGCTCTAGAAGCTGTTTTTAATAGCCACAATAAAAAGATGTGGGATACACTGCTGAAGCGCTTGAACCTCAGAGGTGTTGATGGCTGAGTGTTGAGGGACCCTCAACTAAGATTTGTTGTGCTGCTTCTTTCCAATTAACAGCCACAGCAAAAAAGTTTCGGTTACACATCAATGGTGAGGCACTTGAACCTTAGAGGTGTTGTATGGCTGAGTGTTGAGGCACCCTCAACTAAGGTTTGTTGTGCTTTTTGGAACCACTTAGCCGGAAGAGAAAGATATTAGGTACACCTCATTAGTGGGGCACTGAAACCTTGGAGGTGTGCTACGGTATGGTTTAGAGGCACCCTCAACTAAGGTTTTTGGGGTTACTTGCTCTTTATCCTTAATCCACCTTTGACAGACAGAAGGGTATGAGAGACACGTTATTTGTTGAGGTACTTCTAAATTGTGGATTTATTGTCTGTGCGGTAAAGCTTGGTATAGAGAAACTCTTCACTAAGGTTCTTCCTGTTGGCCTAACTCTACGAACCACTGACTTCGATGGttgtgaagtacatgtacacctcaTTGGTGAGGTTCTCCTTCCTCAATGTCTTTTAAGTTCTGTGTGGTACGTTTGAGCTAATATGCATCACCAACTAAAGATTTGTCCATGTTGCTCTCGATGCATCAAGACTGAGATAGAAAGATGTGAGGCACAACTCATTTGGTAGGGATGCACTTTTGAGGATTTAATGTCTTTGTGGCTTAGCATGTGGTAGAGGCACCCATAAATATTTTAGTGCCTGTTTATAAACAGGGCctaattttatggctctgcttaccgccgaattctgcgcttacaatcacgattccccactcgcgtgcaagcgccgaatgtctgtgctagccttgtaagcgtagaaggCCTAGTAACTTGGAGTACGCACGTGCAGAAACCAAAATTCGCTGCTtgccatgaaatacgcttgccgtaagcacaaaattccctggTCCCtttaagcgccgattctgtgcttgcgGTAAACAGAGCTAaatagagccatgaaattaggccctgcaCTGTTGTCCTAGAGAGGAAGAAGTGAGGTACACTACACTTGGGTCTCCTCTCAAAGAACTTTGCGTTTGTGGTACTGCTCATTTAAAAGGCACTCTCAACTAAAATGTTATGatgctttttaaaaaatgtaccCTTGACTATTAAGATTGAGAGGTATGAGGTACACATTTTTAGTGAGGCATCCTGAAATAAGTTTGGAGCCGTTGAAATTAACCGAACATTGATTGACCACAAAGATGCGGGCGGGGTACACCTCACTGTTAGGAGTCTTTCGAGTTTCAAAAGGACTCGCCTCGGAAGGTGTCGTTTTGACGTTGAAGCACTCTATGGATTTGAGATTTGCTCAACTATAAAGGAGAGGCATGCTCAAGCAATTAAGTTCTAGCTTCAACCTTCAAGTCGAATTTGAAGGAGAGTTTCTATGTGTGATACATCTTGGTGTGAAGGCAATATCCACCCATGGGAAATATACAATGTCTTTGAGgtgtaactttttttaaatggaagaGTTACATGTCTCTGTTGTGCACTTTGTTGTGGATTTCCTGCAAAAATGATTTCGCCATAATTTGGAggcaataatgtccagtgttcATTTTTGTAAACGCATTGCTGAACTCttcaagcaaaaacaaattgctaCAACATGGTTTGTCATTGTGCGAACTTGGCCATGGCTCTTTATTAGCCTAGGTTGGGGCGCCCtctattaaaaacaatattgcgTTGAAATCTTTCGAACAGGAAACTGCTGGATGGAAAAAATATCAGGTGGTTGTTAGGAGGCTTTTTACCGTTTTTGTCACAAAGTTGGGGCTCTGAAATGCTGAAATTGGCACGTCTGTTTCAATGTTCGTTTTGCAGTTGTGTGATACTTGTACACGATTTATCTATAATGTTTGTGGTGGTTGTACAAACCAATTTATAAAAGTGTTAAATAAAAGCacttgtaaatacatgtatttgtattgtCACTTTCACTATTGACTTATCCATGAGTTATTTGTTCTCGTGGTAGCGCTTAATATTTTTGTAGACGTCCTTATTTTGTATAAGAATGAGCTGGGCTGTAATATTTGGAGATACATATAATTTCGTTGATGGTTTTGATGTAAAGAAtgtaaaaactaaattttctagcttttcgtttgtttgtttctttatttgtacatgtgtattCATTTGAATGCTACTCATAACCAATGGTACACCCTACCATActgtttcatgtatttttttgttcaactgttttgttttgggagACAGTTTCTTTGAGTTAGTGTTCTctggaaatatttgtttgtaaagaaACTTTACAGTGATATGTATAGTTTCAGTTATTGCCAGGCAAATCTGATGGTGTGTATTGTAATATTTAGAAGGACTGATAAAAGCGCTGTAGGTTTCATATTTTGTACATTAATGTATATATTTCATAGGTATTAATTAAATAGCAAATTATCAATGactgaattgaaatgaaaaaaaaaaaacaaaaaaaaacaaatggtgtCTGGGATCATGATTGTTAAGTTTACATCAGACCATAGATTAATGTAGTACATCTAGAGGAATACAAACCATGTGACACAGCTGGTCGAGAACCTTTTGGGGCCATTAAGAAAATGGTGCTGACCCAACCTTGTAAACACATGGCACGGACGCACTCTTAAAAATGCATCCTTATGGagcattcttttgtttttccccctttatttccctttatttccctttatttgTACCCTACACCTGGTAAACAAATTTCCAATATTGACCTTGTACAAATATTTCCCAtggactttgtacacaaatttcccgtagactttgtacacaaatttcccatagactttgttaACAAATTTCCCATAgagtttgtacacaaatttcccatagactttgtacaaaATTTTCTCAtggactttgtacacaaatttcccACGGACTTCGTACATaaatttcccatagactttgtacacaaatttcctTGTGGATGGagcaccccagtctttagaattccccctTGGAGTCCTTTTGTTTCCCCTTCTTTGTTTCGTACTTGGTCTCCATAAGGTACCAAAAATAAGCACACAACATTTTGTAAGGGGAAATTAACTTGTATGTAATTTACTCGATAGGTACTCGACCCTATGGTGGGCCAGCGCGTTTACCTAAATCTGTTTTATAACTACGCGCATGAcgtcattttgagtaatagccTCGGCGGTGGCTACGGCTGGAACGCTTGGACGTCTAATAAAGTACTTCTATTTTCTACCTCCGTGGTTGTAGTTGCAGCCAATGACCATTGCTAGCCGTAGCCGAAGTCGCTTGGTTCGGACGCAGTGTAACTGAAACTAaacttctccagaagacgatcagagcatactgatcgaaacgtcgagttaatccaacggttcttttcagaaccaccccaactcatttagagattgttgttacatggtgttaccgcaaacttttctatatcttacttccaccatgcaaagtttcaaatcctactgaaaCTGAACTGTGTTAGTTCGTTGTGGCGTGCACGCGTAAAGGTAAAAATGTGACAtagtttgttgtttgtgtttttgacaCTACGTGCTATTATGATACGGAGCGAGCCTATTTCAGCGAAGCCGTCATttttcgaaaaaatcacaagcccGATGGATATCCTGGCCTAGTGACCACTGTCGCAGCGCTTTTTAATGGggattttttgttgttcttctaAGTCGATTcaaagatgaaagaaaacagtGTGCATGTTATGATCAGAccattccttgctctatgctcagACTAATTAGATATTATTATGGATTAAAAGTTCACTCTGTTGTCACCCAGCACATGTCCAGCATAAGAAAAAGGCACGAACGtctcaatagtgtccatagGTGCGCGGGTCCCTTTCCAAAACTCATAGATTCGATCAAGTGTCATTCAATAGTTCTTATGCTCATGTCATCGAATTACTTCATAGCATGTGCTCCATGTTCGTGACTCTATAATACAGGGGTTGGGTGGTCAAAGTGTGTGACAATCATCATCagatgacaacaacaacaaacagtaTAATAGTAGTAATATTAATCTTTAAGGTTTACACGCTGCTTAGGATTTTGATTCAAACAAAGTTTAACTTAATTTAATAAACTTTGCGCCAGTCCCTCATCTTCGATTTTGGCGCGCAATGTGGCACTCTGTTTGTCTGCTTTTATAAAGCTAAAACCCATTTGCTCCTTTCTACTTGACTTTGCTGTGAAATGACGACATGACAAACAACGTGTAATAACTGTTCTCACGCTTGCATGCACCCAAAGTATCTCGCCAAAATGGCCGCAACAGTTTGTGCATGTACGGCCTTACTGTGTTGCTCAAAGGCACGTACAAAGTACATCTATATTTCGTCATTGACCTTAACAAGAGAAAACTGAAAAGGGGACAATGTGGCACATGCCATCCAACAAACACCATTCAAAATGTGCGCCTAACCGTAACCGCCAACTTTCTGCGACTGTGTTAGCCTTATCCCAAGTTTTCAGCTTCGTTTGTACGATGCtgaaaaaccatgcttcgaccccacggtatacTGTACCGTGCAGTTCGTCGTTCAACGTGTGATTCATGCTACTTAGTGAATTCAAAGCGGGGTGCTTGCGTTAAGAACCTTGAGACAAGGCTACGACTGTGTTTGCGTTTTTGGCGATGGACCAAAAATGTCGTGGTTCAGCGGACTTTCTAAGGTGAAACCTGACGGAACTATACGATGTAACGCAATCGACACGCCTAAAGAACGGTCGCCTTCTAACAACTGCTACACCAACGAGGTTCAACTTTTGTGATTAATCTCATCTTGTGGTCTGCTCTTGGGCTTCCTTTGAAGAGAGTTTCTTCAACATGAATTCCGTAAGTAGTAAGGATTTTGACGGTATTTTGCCTGTTTTGTTGTAGTTTTTATTAGGCCTATGGCCTAGGAAAGACAACGTTGATAGGCTACTATACTCTAACGAAGATTACAAACACAACAAGTAGAACAAACTAATGACAAGAAAAGAAAGTTCAACATTATGCTTTTTCCTCTCATGGTTTGCTGTGTTAAAGGTATACAGATGATTGGATACAACATTGTATTGATTAATTTAGTCTATTGTTAAGTTCAAAGGCTTTTTTATAGAAccttttttttgagagagagtaTTTCCCCCTAAAATGAAATTCGTATTCGAGGAGGTATCTGAAAACCATGCAAATAAAATCCAAATAAAGGCAAATTACAGCTGATATCGGTTATTGCATTCCTTACACTGTATATTTcatgtaatttttaacaatctttttatcttctcaattttttgaggttttgaggaaaaaaaggaaaagaaaaaaagttttatgctgaaaattatgCATGGGTTTTCATTATTTGCTCCCGACCGCGACTTGCACAACGGATTAAGCCAAAATGAATtgttattttcatgaaatattatggttgatcacacaaagtATGGAACTTGTCCTGTGACTATTGTCAGCTCTACCTCCCAATCCTGTATAAATCAATACCTGTAACTTTACGTAGGCCTATTACACACCCTCCCTACACCGCGCATATTATGCCTCTCTCATGAATGTCATATACAACACTTCCGGGTCAAGCTTCGGCCCATAGGTGATCTGATGTGATCTAGGCCAAATTgcatagctgcttaagcacacgaAGTTGTTAAGCATAGGCTAAACAAAACTATCCTTACCAGAatattaggttaccagccattgtatgtaaagaaaaaaaaattctagccTTGGTTTTGAGTCTAgattatttgaaatgaaaaaaaaaaaaaagccagtAAAAAAGCAACTATGACCTTTTCGAAATCACGGCTTTGGATTAGGGTCCGGCTCCGGCTTAGGACCCGGCTCAGTAATTTTGGCAAGCATGTGCTTCAAACAAAGGCAGATGGAGCCCCAGCCAGAGCAAAAGCCAAATCCATATAACTCGGTCAAGTTTTTTGCCTTATTACGTTTTGAAGTGAATTTATTCTCACAATTTCTTATTCTGTCGAAACCGCAGCACACTAACTTATTTGGGTAGAAGGCTTCGACGGTTTCGATTGAATAACGAATTTTGAGGATTCTTTCACAGAATTTTGAGAATTCTtacacttcgaagtaatgtggtttgtTAAAAGGTATTACGGCCTAAAGTTTGAATCAGAGAAGCTTTGCTCCATGTATTCGTATTCCTGGGCGTGGAAATTGtttgctccggattttcggcgatatctcaaaaacgttaaacaaaattaaatgaaatgttcaccaTATGTTGGCTTTATTGTCTGCATTTAATATAAGATTAATacaatcaaacggttaaaaaaGACAAAGGTGTTGTCAGTGCAATTTGAGCGATTCTGTTAGGTCAGTTGTTTTAATGACAACATTAAAGAGTACCCGGCAGTGACCACTGCCCGAAGCCGACGTTTCGGACACGGACTTTCACACTGTCGCGacaacgaaaacgataacgataacgacacaAAGAGGGCGTGCATTtcttatcgttctcgttttcgttctcatatcggggcctgtgtgaccgggccttcaAGCCCGCTTGTACTTCCTGtacgaatgtgaatgcgatactgACAATTTTACGTAAACAGGGATGTGTAAACATTCGTATCTCATTTATAGAAAGTATGAAACCGGGGTTTAGTTTTGTTGAttgttcagtttttgttttctgtttggtTTAACAGAGACGCGGGAAAAGAGCAAGACCCGCCACGGTATCGGCTCGCCGGCCCCGACCAGCATCGGGTCGCAATGTAAGTAAACTGACCCAACAAAACGGTGTTTTCCATCCACATGCTTCGAATTTTTATAATAactgaaattgttttcaaaaaacttgttgtttttcaaatacTTCTTTATTGGGTCTATCGGGACATTAAATAAGGGACCCCAAGTGTAAAATTTCGTTTTGTGAAGCATCCATTTTCTAAACGACTCGCTGCAAAAACAGTTGTTTGGCTGTCAAAATTGACACCGAGTGTGTTCTCTCATAGATACACAAGAGAGAATTATATAGGGTGGTATAACACCAAGGTAATTGCAGATATTAGTGTTATTTTAACTTTTGACACATTAGGCCTACGTtgtaacttctttttttttgataccaattatgtgacaacaccgatggtgtcaattttaacaccccaggtTTTGCACTTCAGAACCTTCAGAAGGATTAGAGACTTGTTTTCCCAATTTTCATAATAACTTTCTATTGTAAAATGGTAGGATCGCAGAATTTAATTTGTTGGGAAtccctctttaaaggcactgaacactattggtaattactcaaaataattgttgccataaaaacttacttggtaacgagcaatggggagctgttgatgttataaaacattgtgagaaaaggctccctctgaagttacctggtttttgagaaagaagtaatttctcactaaaatattttaattgatttcaagacctcagctgaggtctcgaattcaagcatctgctgaagcacacaacttgtgcgacaagggtgttttctttccattattctctcgcaacttcgacgaccaactgagctcaaatgttcacaggtttgttattttatgcatatgttgagatacaccaagtgagaagactggtccttgacaattaccaaaggtatccagtgcctttaaagcatatTGAAATACTTGTTTGACCATGAATTTGCATTATCTTCGTTTTGGTTAAAGGCAAGCCGTCGCCGAGTGAAGCTAAGCGGGTCGCTGTTCCTATCGAATGATGGTAAGAGCAAGTTCTACCCTGACGGCGGCCGCGAACGACGGTCAACGGCCCCCCGTGGTGTGGGGCGTCCGAAACGGAGGGTCATTCGGCTGCTTCGGAGGACCAGGTCGCGGGAGGAGCGACCACCACCGATGCCCGCACCCGTCTCATCCGCTAGATACTACAACAACACATTCTACGCAAACGAAAATAAATTCAATATGGTAAGAATGATTATGTGCgtttaaaactatttatttatttcattttctatAAGATGTTTATCCTTTGCTGTCGCTTGGTTAGTAAAGTGTGAAATGCAAAAATGTTCCCGAATCCAGAAAAGGGATAACAAAAAACATCCGAAAACGACAACTCAGATGGGTTGGACACACTCCTATACAGAAACCTGTCAAGGGGCCGCTCAATATGCTCTCTACACTCCATCTCATAGCCGGCGATTTCATGAAGCCTGCATCATTTAATAACaatcctctgaagtaacgtagttttcgagaaagaagtacctttccactaaaatatttgaaatttgatttcgagacctcagaattatattttgaggtcccgaaatcaagcaactgaaagcacacaacttgttgtgacgaaggttttttttcttccactactatctcgcaacttcgacgactaattgagttcaaatttctataggttattttgtgtgtacgttgagatacaccaagtgagaagactggcatGTGACAACAACGCAAGTTGtacaagtgtctttaaaaacaaaaagttgaagTTTTGCCTGGTGGAAGTAAAACTAAGAGAGgcttgcggcaacaccatgtgaaagtttcttcttcttttttttattttataggaGAAGCCAGGGGATGACGATAGTAATTATGGCAGTGAAGCCCCACCCAATCTTCAAATGGCAATGATGAGAACTTATATCACATGCTTTGCCATCGGACTCTTGCTGGTCCTCTTCGTTACGGCAATTGTTGTACCTGTGGTCATTATCGCTAGTAAGTCCCCACCCCCTCCAAAAAGTCCCCCtctagttaaagccattggacactttctgaacagaacacaaattaaaagttcacagatttacaaataacttacagggtttacagaaagtaatgtgaaatacttcccttgaaatattattccatgaaatgctttactttttgagaaaacattaaaacaactatcaactttcgatatcgagaataacagatttattttaaacacatgtcatgacacggcgaaacatgcggaaacaatggtgggttttcccgttattttctcccgactaaattttcacaggtttgtgatttttatatataagttgtgatacaccatgtgtgggcctttgaacaatacCGTTTACCGGTGTTCATTTGAAAGTTGGCCCAATCCCTGTTGAGCAAACTCCTGAAAATGTTCATTGACTTAGTCCAGTCGTTTACTACACGCTGGATGGAGAACTCATTTCTCACTCTAAGACGTGACCTGCTCTTGGTTATCTTGAAGCTATGaccccagccgtcgatttcaccaaacccttcctaacttaggattaatcataggacttaagacgagtaaGTTTCGTAATAGACGTTATGACGCATTTCAGCCATATcataagttaggatgagttactcgtcctagctcgagataggattaatgcTAGCTTTTCGTAAAATCGGCTGCTAATTTTGTAAACTGATTTCAGTTTAAAGAATTGTTTGGTGTCAATGTTATCAATACCTAATAGCTTGCATCCATTTTAAAACTACATTCATCAGAGGGGAATAATCATCTGAATCTAGTCATTAAACACTTTTGAAACACCCGTTGAAATAAAACCCAAAATACAGGCGAAATTGTATCAACAGTTTTAGTCAGAGTGCAACACCCCGAGAATTCAGAATTCAGCGTGAGCACCAAGTCCAAAACAAGTCCAAACATCAAATacatgttatacatgtatgctgCACGTGGTTCTTACCAAAgttctttttttgttcattaagTTTTTGACTAACGAagataccttcccttaaaacaacaacaatttttcttcttttcttttaaatgcaGGTACATCGACGGGACGTAAGTAGAACTGACGCTTCTTATCAATTCAAACTCAAAGAGAAAGAAgtggttcgccccggtgttcctggtctgatcgccagcaaattgcgccacagcaccttgtaaaacattacatggtgtctTTTAAAAGGAATGTACCCCATACTTAGTAAGACTAAACTGAGCGCTTAAATACGCACTAGGGTGCGATAAAGCGCTATAATGTAAAAACTTAGtagtattattttattgttgtaaTAATATTACCAGTCCTGTACTTATCGTTAACCATTCAGCGACAGTGACGGGTTATATGATCATAAGAACTGGCTTCACGTCGGTCTTGGATGACACTTCTTCTGCTCAATACACCACCCTGAAAACGGACTTCGAATCAGCAGTAAGTTTTGATAGTTGTTTCTATACtccccacaaaaacaaaaccacaacaacaacaagcaaacaaacaaataaacaaacaaacaaacaaataaacagacagacagacagacagacagacagacagacagacagacagacagacagacagacagacagacagacagacagacagacagacagacagacagacagacagacagacagacagacagacagacagacagacagacagacagacagacagacagacagacagacagacagacagacagacaaacaaacacccccacACCTCAAGCTTGTATACGTCTGCAACCGCGTACCTACCCCTCGTTTGTTTAGGTCATCGGTTTGAATAAGTGTATAACTACTCacacacacaagtgtgtaaacacctgcaatcgtggaccctcctttgttcaactctttgtgatagcaaccgtggaccCATTGTCCCTTTTGTACTAGgttcccggtttgaatgtgtatacaaaCCCACACGCACACAACCCCGCAAAAACCCACAAACGCCCatcgagaaagactcttctagggtcaaaacgtcaggccattaactattttttgcacgcAACAATTACCAATTTTCCTTCCTTCTCCGCAAGTATACCATGCTAATTTTTTAGATGCTCAATTTCAAGAGTTCACCGACTGTTACCACTTTTATTTCATTCTCCTTTTTCCCACTTCTCACGTGATATAAATAGATGAATCAAATCTTTCGAAACAGCGCCATCTACGTCGACGACTTTAAAGAGAGCACCGTCACCGATTTTGCGTAAGTTCTCATGAAGacttggctcaatttcatagagctgctaagcacaaaagtagctaagtatgggaggtattttatttaattgaaagtttgcagaaatcgtgaatttggttaaaacatctgttaatacgattgagtgttttacaaacaatttggccgtccatgccaaccaatACGTCATCCAATaacatcattgtatccaatgaaacccCTGGTTCTGAAGTAGGCCTATCCTACCTGTCTTTTTACTTGAGAAAATTCATTTGATGAGTTGACAGTCGTTATTACCACCCTGCACCAGCCTAAGAAAATAGCAACAAATTTAGTCTCATTGCCTAGGAATGTTGTCCACATTCTCATCATGGGCTCCTATccattaggccgagtaaaaaaataaacttgtttagcgtccccgcctgcttcctttttagaggccgcctcctttttaatttttttgtttgatttcttaTGCACATTAAA
Above is a genomic segment from Asterias rubens chromosome 5, eAstRub1.3, whole genome shotgun sequence containing:
- the LOC117290870 gene encoding uncharacterized protein LOC117290870 gives rise to the protein MNSRRGKRARPATVSARRPRPASGRNASRRRVKLSGSLFLSNDGKSKFYPDGGRERRSTAPRGVGRPKRRVIRLLRRTRSREERPPPMPAPVSSARYYNNTFYANENKFNMEKPGDDDSNYGSEAPPNLQMAMMRTYITCFAIGLLLVLFVTAIVVPVVIIASTSTGPTVTGYMIIRTGFTSVLDDTSSAQYTTLKTDFESAMNQIFRNSAIYVDDFKESTVTDFAASETTTTTQVDFSVVFNSDVVITRLLRNSVFKFITEETLRAGSPFAPLDVVPSTLNIADSCSVYCENNGVLSVISCTCTCATGFTGATCTTTL